One segment of Variovorax sp. PAMC28562 DNA contains the following:
- a CDS encoding TIGR01777 family oxidoreductase, whose translation MISSSDFAAPVRFGTGPAHVLVTGGTGFIGRLLIEALQADGHSVSVWTRDATAATQLFGTGVRCVRRLEEIPPVPAVDVIVNLAGAPVIGPRWTTHRRAELLASREGLTQKLVEWIGTRAVKPWLMLSGSAIGYYGVQSQDDTAELTESNPPQNIFMSLLCQRWEAAAHTAARHGVRVACLRFGLVLGHGGALPKLLAPIRLGAGGRLGTGRQCTSWIHVHDIVRGMAHVWRVAAQPDAPLAPQAYNFTAPGHLSQEAFARTAAQVLHRPCWLPTPAWPVRLALGEQADVLLEGQRVVPANLERTGFRFRFPDALSALQDLC comes from the coding sequence ATGATCTCTTCATCCGACTTCGCGGCGCCGGTTCGTTTCGGCACAGGTCCCGCCCATGTGCTGGTCACCGGCGGGACCGGGTTCATCGGTCGACTGCTGATCGAGGCGCTGCAGGCCGACGGGCACTCGGTCAGCGTCTGGACGCGCGATGCGACGGCGGCCACGCAGCTCTTCGGCACGGGCGTGCGCTGCGTCCGGCGACTCGAAGAAATCCCGCCCGTGCCGGCCGTCGATGTGATCGTCAACCTGGCGGGCGCGCCCGTCATCGGCCCGCGCTGGACCACACACCGTCGAGCCGAGTTGCTGGCCAGTCGTGAAGGGCTGACGCAAAAGCTGGTCGAGTGGATCGGCACGCGGGCGGTCAAGCCTTGGCTGATGCTGTCGGGATCGGCCATCGGCTACTACGGGGTGCAGTCACAAGACGACACTGCCGAGCTGACCGAGTCGAACCCGCCGCAAAACATCTTCATGTCGCTTTTGTGCCAGCGCTGGGAGGCCGCAGCGCACACGGCGGCACGCCATGGCGTGCGCGTGGCGTGTCTGCGGTTCGGTCTGGTCCTGGGTCATGGCGGGGCGCTGCCCAAACTGCTTGCGCCGATCCGGCTCGGCGCCGGTGGACGGTTGGGAACAGGGCGGCAATGCACGTCGTGGATTCACGTGCATGACATTGTTCGCGGCATGGCGCACGTGTGGCGCGTCGCGGCGCAGCCCGATGCCCCGCTGGCACCGCAGGCCTATAACTTCACTGCGCCGGGTCACCTCTCGCAGGAGGCGTTCGCGCGTACCGCGGCGCAGGTTCTGCATCGGCCCTGCTGGCTGCCGACCCCAGCCTGGCCGGTCCGGCTGGCGCTGGGCGAGCAGGCGGACGTGCTGCTCGAAGGACAGCGCGTGGTGCCGGCGAACCTCGAGAGAACCGGCTTCCGCTTTCGCTTCCCGGATGCGCTGAGCGCGTTGCAGGATCTTTGCTGA
- the recG gene encoding ATP-dependent DNA helicase RecG: protein MAVATPAATAGPPAPPGAGLSLVQRALRKLGLVRDIDFALYLPMRYEDETRIVRLADAREGDLAQVEGVVTESEVAFRPRRQLLVNIDDGSDTCQLRFFNFYPSQQKQLEVGARVRVRGEVRGGFIGRTMMHPTVKAAGTSLPDALTPVYSTIAGLAQPVLRREVRSGLARAALDETVPESVGISIDAQEVWDLRRALSFLHYPTPDVAMATLEDRSHPAWQRIKAEELLAQQLSQLQARRERAAQQAPPLRSMTSATSLHAQLMAVLPFGLTGAQQRVGEEITRDLERSIPMHRLLQGDVGSGKTVVAALAAARCIDAGFQCALMAPTEILASQHFGKLVGWLDPLLAERGLRVAWLTGSQKKKERDVMSAAVESGEAALVIGTHAVISEKVRFRRLALAIIDEQHRFGVAQRLALRGKAVGHLEPHLLMMSATPIPRTLAMSYFADLDVSTLDELPPGRTPIVTKLVADHRRDEVVARIQAQLSQGRQVYWVCPLIEESEAVDLRNATETRDELADVLGQPVHVGLLHSRMSTPDKQAVMAAFTANQIQVLVSTTVIEVGVDVPNASLMVIEHAERFGLSQLHQLRGRVGRGAAASACVLLYAPNEAGRVGEAARARLKAMAETGDGFEIARRDLEIRGPGEFLGAKQSGAPLLRFADLETDALLLDWARDLAPRMLDQYPELAQKHVDRWLGTKAEYLKA from the coding sequence ATGGCGGTCGCGACCCCCGCGGCTACAGCCGGACCACCCGCGCCACCTGGCGCCGGGCTCAGCCTCGTTCAGCGCGCACTGCGCAAGCTCGGCCTCGTGCGCGACATCGACTTCGCGCTCTACCTGCCGATGCGCTACGAAGACGAAACGCGCATCGTGCGGTTGGCCGACGCGCGCGAAGGTGACCTGGCGCAGGTCGAAGGCGTGGTGACCGAAAGCGAAGTCGCGTTTCGTCCGCGCCGCCAGCTTCTCGTGAACATCGACGACGGCAGCGACACCTGCCAGCTGCGCTTCTTCAACTTCTATCCATCACAGCAAAAGCAGCTCGAAGTCGGCGCGCGGGTGCGGGTGCGCGGCGAGGTGCGCGGCGGGTTTATCGGCCGCACGATGATGCATCCGACCGTCAAGGCGGCAGGCACTTCGTTGCCCGATGCGCTGACGCCGGTCTACTCGACCATCGCGGGGCTCGCGCAACCGGTGCTGCGGCGCGAGGTGAGATCGGGCCTCGCGCGTGCTGCGCTAGACGAGACCGTGCCGGAGTCCGTCGGGATTTCGATCGATGCGCAAGAGGTGTGGGACTTGCGCCGCGCGCTGTCGTTTCTGCACTACCCGACGCCCGACGTGGCGATGGCAACGTTGGAAGACCGAAGTCATCCTGCCTGGCAGCGCATCAAGGCCGAAGAGTTGTTGGCACAACAGCTGTCGCAGTTGCAGGCACGGCGCGAGCGCGCCGCGCAGCAGGCACCTCCGCTGCGGTCGATGACGTCCGCCACGTCGTTGCACGCGCAGTTGATGGCGGTGCTGCCGTTCGGCCTGACCGGCGCGCAGCAGCGAGTCGGCGAAGAGATCACGCGCGACCTGGAACGGTCGATTCCGATGCATCGGCTGCTGCAGGGCGACGTCGGCTCTGGCAAGACAGTGGTCGCTGCGCTGGCGGCCGCACGCTGTATCGACGCCGGCTTTCAATGTGCGCTGATGGCGCCGACCGAGATCCTGGCGTCGCAGCACTTCGGCAAGTTGGTGGGCTGGCTCGATCCCTTGCTCGCGGAGCGCGGCTTGCGTGTGGCGTGGCTGACCGGCAGCCAGAAGAAGAAGGAGCGCGACGTCATGTCGGCAGCGGTGGAGAGCGGCGAGGCGGCGCTGGTCATCGGTACGCACGCCGTCATCTCGGAGAAGGTGCGCTTCAGGCGACTGGCGCTGGCCATCATCGACGAGCAGCATCGCTTCGGCGTGGCGCAACGGCTGGCGCTGCGCGGCAAGGCCGTCGGGCACCTCGAGCCCCACTTGCTGATGATGAGCGCCACGCCGATTCCGCGCACGCTGGCGATGAGTTACTTTGCCGATCTCGATGTGTCCACGCTCGATGAGCTGCCGCCCGGCCGCACGCCCATCGTCACCAAGCTGGTGGCGGACCACCGCCGCGACGAAGTCGTCGCGCGCATTCAGGCGCAGCTTTCGCAAGGGCGGCAGGTCTACTGGGTCTGTCCGTTGATCGAAGAAAGCGAAGCGGTCGATTTGCGCAATGCGACAGAAACGCGCGACGAGTTGGCAGACGTGCTGGGTCAGCCGGTCCATGTCGGTCTGCTGCATTCGCGCATGTCGACGCCAGACAAGCAGGCGGTGATGGCTGCCTTCACCGCCAATCAGATCCAGGTGCTCGTCAGTACGACGGTGATCGAAGTCGGCGTCGATGTGCCGAATGCGTCGCTGATGGTGATCGAGCACGCGGAGCGCTTTGGGCTGTCGCAGTTGCACCAGTTGCGCGGGCGGGTTGGTCGCGGCGCAGCGGCATCGGCCTGCGTTTTGCTCTACGCGCCGAACGAAGCCGGCCGCGTCGGCGAGGCGGCGCGCGCGCGCTTGAAGGCAATGGCGGAAACCGGCGACGGCTTCGAGATCGCACGTCGCGACCTCGAGATTCGCGGACCCGGCGAGTTTCTCGGGGCGAAGCAATCCGGCGCGCCCCTGCTTCGCTTTGCCGATCTCGAAACAGACGCGTTGCTGCTCGATTGGGCGCGAGATCTCGCTCCTCGTATGCTGGATCAATACCCTGAGCTAGCGCAGAAGCACGTGGACCGCTGGCTCGGCACCAAAGCCGAATATCTCAAAGCATGA
- a CDS encoding LysR substrate-binding domain-containing protein, with product MTLTELKYIVAVARERHFGKAAESCYVSQPTLSVAIKKLEDELEVKLFERSAGEVTVTPLGEQIVQQAQSVLDQAASIKEIAKRGKDPLAGALNLGVIYTIGPYLLPDLVRQVITRTPQMPLMLQENFTVKLLEMLRAGEIDCAIMAEPFPDNGLAMAALYDEPFMAALPINHKLAGKDSITSEELRNETMLLLGTGHCFRDHVLEVCPEFARFSSNAEGIRKSFEGSSLETIKHMVASGMGVTLVPRLSVPAEALKPRGKGKKDNEQMVRYLPVVDGEGREPPTRRVVLAWRRSFTRYEAIAALRNAIYACELPGVKRLS from the coding sequence ATGACCCTTACCGAACTCAAATACATCGTCGCAGTGGCGCGCGAACGCCACTTCGGCAAGGCCGCCGAATCCTGCTACGTCTCTCAGCCCACGCTGTCGGTCGCCATAAAGAAGCTTGAGGACGAACTCGAAGTGAAGCTGTTCGAGCGCAGCGCAGGCGAGGTCACGGTCACACCGCTGGGCGAGCAGATCGTGCAGCAGGCGCAGAGCGTGCTCGATCAGGCCGCCAGCATCAAGGAGATTGCCAAGCGAGGCAAAGACCCGCTGGCCGGCGCATTGAACCTCGGCGTGATCTACACGATCGGCCCTTACCTGTTGCCCGACCTGGTGCGCCAGGTGATCACCCGCACGCCGCAAATGCCGTTGATGCTGCAAGAAAACTTCACCGTGAAGCTGCTCGAAATGCTGCGCGCCGGCGAGATCGATTGCGCCATCATGGCCGAGCCTTTTCCGGACAACGGCCTGGCAATGGCCGCGCTGTACGACGAGCCCTTCATGGCCGCACTGCCGATCAACCACAAGCTAGCGGGGAAGGATTCGATCACTTCCGAAGAACTGCGCAACGAGACGATGCTGCTGCTCGGAACCGGCCATTGCTTTCGCGATCACGTGCTGGAAGTCTGCCCCGAGTTCGCGCGCTTTTCGAGCAATGCCGAAGGCATCCGCAAGAGCTTCGAAGGCTCGTCTCTGGAAACCATCAAGCACATGGTGGCTTCCGGCATGGGCGTCACGCTGGTGCCGCGGCTGTCGGTGCCAGCAGAGGCGCTCAAGCCCAGGGGCAAGGGCAAGAAAGACAACGAGCAGATGGTGCGCTACCTTCCGGTCGTCGATGGCGAAGGCCGCGAGCCGCCGACGCGCCGCGTGGTGCTGGCATGGCGCCGCAGCTTCACACGCTACGAGGCGATCGCCGCGCTGCGCAATGCGATCTATGCGTGCGAGCTTCCGGGTGTGAAGCGGCTGTCTTGA
- a CDS encoding DNA starvation/stationary phase protection protein, producing the protein MTKDLKKAKSSNPVAASGKVPKKGGTVVSTESGSRNAPIINIGIERQDRADIAEGLSRVLADTYTLYLTTHNFHWNVTGPHFNSLHAMFMGQYTELWNSTDVIAERIRALGHYAPGSYAEFSKIATVPDVPQHPPKAMEMVRILVKGHETVSRIAREFIPVAEEAGDDPTADMLTARCTVHDQTAWMLRSLLED; encoded by the coding sequence ATGACCAAAGATCTGAAAAAAGCTAAATCGTCCAACCCCGTGGCTGCGTCCGGCAAGGTGCCCAAGAAGGGCGGAACGGTGGTGTCGACGGAGTCGGGCAGTCGCAACGCGCCGATCATCAACATCGGGATCGAACGGCAAGACCGCGCGGACATCGCCGAGGGTTTGAGCCGCGTGCTGGCAGACACCTATACGCTCTATCTCACGACGCACAATTTCCATTGGAACGTGACCGGCCCGCATTTCAACTCGCTGCACGCGATGTTCATGGGTCAGTACACCGAGCTTTGGAATTCGACTGACGTGATTGCAGAACGCATCCGCGCACTCGGCCACTACGCACCGGGCTCGTATGCCGAATTCAGCAAGATCGCTACCGTGCCCGATGTGCCGCAGCATCCGCCGAAGGCGATGGAGATGGTCCGCATTCTTGTCAAGGGCCACGAAACCGTCTCGCGCATTGCGCGCGAGTTCATTCCGGTGGCCGAAGAAGCCGGCGACGACCCGACCGCCGACATGCTGACCGCGCGCTGCACCGTGCACGACCAGACGGCGTGGATGCTGCGTTCGCTGCTTGAAGACTGA
- the ubiA gene encoding 4-hydroxybenzoate octaprenyltransferase, with protein sequence MSKLRGRHVYLDLIRWNRPAGWLLLLWPTLGALWFAADGWPEWHLLIVFVLGTFLMRSAGCCINDVADRDFDRHVKRTAQRPVTSGAVSVREALTLGAVLALLAFALVLTTNWLTVLWSFAALAITLAYPFAKRFVSIPQAVLGIAFSFGIPMAFAAVQSVVPAFVVLLLVGNLFWVLAYDTEYAMVDRDDDLKIGMKTSAITFGRFDVAAVVASYAAFLLLWTIAGASRGLGLVFFIAIVLAAAQAAWHWRLVRTRTRDGCFKAFRLNHWLGFTVFAGVVAGYALR encoded by the coding sequence GTGAGCAAGCTAAGGGGGCGGCATGTCTACCTTGATCTGATTCGCTGGAATCGGCCCGCCGGTTGGTTGCTGCTGCTCTGGCCCACGCTGGGTGCGCTTTGGTTCGCCGCCGATGGTTGGCCGGAGTGGCACTTGTTGATCGTGTTCGTGCTCGGCACGTTTCTGATGCGCAGCGCGGGCTGCTGCATCAACGACGTGGCCGATCGCGATTTCGATCGCCATGTGAAGCGCACCGCACAGCGGCCGGTGACGAGCGGAGCGGTGTCGGTGAGAGAAGCATTGACGCTGGGGGCAGTGCTGGCGTTGCTTGCTTTTGCTCTGGTGCTCACAACCAACTGGCTGACCGTCCTCTGGTCATTCGCGGCGCTCGCCATCACGCTCGCGTATCCCTTTGCCAAGCGCTTCGTCTCGATCCCGCAGGCGGTTCTCGGCATAGCTTTCAGCTTCGGCATCCCGATGGCGTTCGCGGCGGTGCAGTCGGTAGTGCCGGCCTTCGTCGTGCTGCTGCTCGTGGGCAATCTGTTCTGGGTGCTGGCCTACGACACCGAATACGCGATGGTCGACCGCGACGACGACTTGAAGATCGGCATGAAGACCTCTGCCATCACCTTTGGGCGCTTCGATGTTGCTGCGGTCGTGGCGAGCTATGCGGCCTTTCTGTTGCTGTGGACCATTGCGGGTGCGAGCCGCGGTCTGGGCCTGGTCTTCTTCATCGCTATTGTCCTGGCTGCCGCGCAAGCCGCCTGGCACTGGCGCCTGGTTCGCACGCGCACGCGCGACGGCTGCTTCAAGGCATTTCGCCTGAACCATTGGCTCGGCTTCACTGTGTTCGCGGGGGTCGTTGCCGGCTATGCGCTGCGCTGA
- the proC gene encoding pyrroline-5-carboxylate reductase: MTIAVTFLPRNAATPLPPIAFIGGGNMASAIIGGLIRQGTVAGTFEVVEPFDEARTRLANEFGIAALTEANPALARCAVVVWAVKPQTFADAAKPVRAFAPDALHLSVAAGITSDSIARWLGSERIVRAMPNTPALVGQGMTGLFARPATSSEDRALVAQLLAPTGELLWVDAESDLDAVTAMSGSGPAYVFYFIEAMTEAGIEMGLPADQAQRLAIGTFTGASALAKSATEAPSVLRQRVTSKGGTTYAAIKSLEAADVKAQFKTAILAAQKRAAELGEEFGKG; encoded by the coding sequence ATGACCATCGCCGTCACCTTTCTGCCCCGCAACGCCGCCACACCACTCCCGCCGATCGCCTTCATCGGTGGCGGCAACATGGCGAGCGCCATCATCGGTGGCTTGATTCGGCAAGGCACGGTGGCCGGCACTTTCGAGGTGGTCGAGCCATTCGACGAGGCCCGAACGCGGCTTGCAAATGAGTTTGGCATCGCAGCTCTGACTGAAGCGAACCCTGCGCTCGCGCGCTGCGCCGTCGTCGTGTGGGCCGTCAAGCCACAAACCTTTGCGGACGCGGCGAAACCGGTGCGCGCCTTCGCACCCGATGCGCTTCACCTCAGCGTCGCGGCGGGCATTACCTCGGACAGCATCGCGCGCTGGCTGGGCAGCGAGCGCATCGTGCGTGCCATGCCCAACACGCCAGCGCTCGTCGGCCAGGGCATGACCGGCCTTTTCGCCCGACCGGCAACGAGCAGCGAAGACCGAGCGCTCGTCGCACAGCTGCTGGCACCGACCGGCGAACTGCTCTGGGTCGACGCTGAAAGCGATCTCGACGCCGTGACGGCGATGTCCGGTTCGGGCCCGGCCTACGTCTTCTATTTCATCGAAGCAATGACAGAGGCGGGCATCGAGATGGGATTGCCTGCCGACCAGGCGCAGCGCCTGGCCATCGGCACCTTCACCGGCGCATCGGCGTTGGCCAAGAGCGCAACGGAGGCGCCGTCGGTGTTGCGACAGCGGGTGACGTCGAAGGGTGGAACGACCTACGCTGCCATCAAGTCTCTTGAAGCCGCTGACGTAAAAGCCCAGTTCAAGACCGCCATTCTTGCGGCGCAAAAACGCGCGGCGGAGTTGGGTGAAGAATTCGGCAAAGGTTGA
- a CDS encoding esterase-like activity of phytase family protein — protein sequence MCHAFDGASTALGRWKPETRLESVHPKQHNDPHQAISTAMTRRRLLAMLLSANPIVFGLTGCNGSSSGQWTAGPLSPVRLRLIAEARWPHRIQIAETPTGGLSGIDFDAANSEYLLLSDDRSDLAPVRFYTARWRDPATAPPEPVSVVFLQRPGSGPWPGRAKAVEGTPVPDPESLRLRPATGTILWSSEGDVARGFGPALYESTRDGRFLREFTLPSMFKADASMRRGPRDNLGFEGLALTPDGGHAWLAMENALIEDGPVPTLEAPGGPCRFTQIDLASGRATRQIAYIPDAIPQRPTFPGGFADNGVSEVLMIDAHRMLVLERAYAVGVGNSLRLYEIDTSTASDVLALDTLTPSNHRPANKTLVADFATLGLSRLDNSEGMCWGPPLANGRRTLVVVSDDNFNPLQITQFAAFEFIDRPMTT from the coding sequence TTGTGCCATGCGTTCGACGGTGCGTCAACTGCGCTGGGCCGGTGGAAGCCAGAAACTAGACTGGAGTCTGTGCATCCCAAGCAACACAACGACCCGCACCAAGCCATCTCGACGGCGATGACGCGTCGCCGCCTGCTTGCCATGCTGCTCTCGGCAAACCCAATCGTCTTCGGGTTGACTGGCTGTAACGGTTCGTCGAGCGGCCAGTGGACCGCCGGTCCGCTTTCACCCGTCCGCTTGCGCCTGATCGCTGAAGCCCGTTGGCCGCACCGGATCCAAATAGCGGAAACGCCCACGGGCGGCCTCTCAGGAATCGACTTCGACGCCGCGAACAGTGAGTATCTGCTGTTGAGTGATGACCGATCGGATCTCGCGCCAGTTCGGTTCTATACGGCGCGATGGCGTGATCCAGCCACCGCGCCGCCCGAACCAGTTTCCGTCGTTTTCCTGCAGCGTCCGGGCAGCGGGCCGTGGCCAGGGCGCGCCAAGGCCGTCGAGGGCACGCCCGTTCCGGATCCGGAGTCCCTCAGGTTGCGTCCTGCGACAGGCACGATTCTTTGGTCGAGCGAAGGCGACGTGGCGCGCGGCTTCGGCCCGGCGCTTTATGAATCGACACGCGATGGCCGCTTCCTGCGCGAGTTCACGTTGCCTTCGATGTTCAAGGCCGATGCTTCCATGCGACGCGGACCACGCGACAACCTCGGGTTCGAAGGCCTTGCCCTGACGCCGGACGGCGGCCACGCCTGGCTGGCGATGGAAAACGCTCTGATAGAAGACGGGCCCGTGCCAACACTCGAAGCCCCCGGTGGGCCCTGCCGCTTCACGCAGATCGATCTCGCTTCGGGCCGCGCAACGCGACAGATCGCCTACATCCCTGACGCCATCCCGCAACGCCCTACCTTTCCAGGTGGCTTCGCGGACAACGGCGTCAGCGAGGTGCTGATGATCGATGCACACCGCATGCTGGTTCTGGAGCGGGCGTACGCGGTCGGCGTCGGCAATTCATTGCGTCTCTACGAGATCGACACGAGCACCGCCAGCGACGTGCTGGCGCTCGATACTTTGACGCCATCCAACCATCGCCCAGCGAACAAGACGCTCGTCGCCGACTTTGCGACGCTAGGCCTTTCGCGCCTCGACAACAGTGAGGGCATGTGCTGGGGCCCGCCGCTGGCCAACGGGCGCCGCACGCTGGTGGTCGTCAGCGACGACAATTTCAATCCGCTGCAAATTACCCAATTCGCCGCATTCGAATTTATCGACCGACCCATGACCACATGA
- the rplN gene encoding 50S ribosomal protein L14, whose amino-acid sequence MIQAESRLEVADNTGAKSVLCIKVLGGSKRRYASVGDVIKVSIKEAAPRGRVKKGEIYSAVVVRTAKGIRRADGSLVKFDSNAAVLLNAKLEPIGTRIFGPVTRELRTEKFMKIVSLAPEVL is encoded by the coding sequence ATGATCCAAGCTGAATCCAGGCTCGAAGTAGCCGACAACACAGGGGCGAAATCCGTCCTGTGTATCAAGGTGCTGGGTGGCTCCAAGCGACGTTACGCCAGTGTGGGCGACGTTATCAAGGTCAGCATCAAGGAAGCCGCTCCGCGTGGTCGCGTCAAAAAAGGCGAGATCTACAGCGCGGTCGTGGTTCGCACTGCCAAGGGCATCCGGCGCGCCGATGGTTCCCTCGTCAAATTCGACAGCAACGCAGCCGTGTTGCTCAACGCAAAGCTGGAGCCGATCGGCACCCGCATCTTCGGACCGGTGACGCGCGAGTTGCGCACCGAAAAGTTCATGAAGATCGTGTCGCTGGCTCCTGAAGTTCTGTAA
- the rplX gene encoding 50S ribosomal protein L24 yields MNKIRKGDQVIVLAGRDKGKRGVVSLRKDDSHLIVDGINTVKKHTKPNPLKGTTGGIVEKTMPIHQSNVAIFNAATGKADRVGIKIADGKRFRVFKSSGDEIKIA; encoded by the coding sequence ATGAACAAGATTCGCAAAGGCGACCAGGTTATCGTGTTGGCCGGTCGTGACAAGGGTAAGCGCGGTGTCGTTTCGTTGCGCAAGGACGACTCGCATCTGATCGTCGACGGCATCAACACCGTCAAGAAGCACACCAAACCGAACCCGCTCAAGGGTACGACCGGTGGCATCGTCGAAAAGACTATGCCTATCCACCAATCCAACGTGGCGATCTTCAATGCCGCGACCGGCAAGGCCGATCGTGTGGGCATCAAGATCGCGGACGGCAAGCGCTTTCGCGTCTTCAAGTCCAGCGGCGACGAAATCAAGATCGCCTAA
- the rplE gene encoding 50S ribosomal protein L5 produces MARLQKHFREKVSKDLIEKFGYKSPMQVPRITKITLNMGVGEAVADKKVLDNAVADLTKIAGQKPVVTKSKKAIAGFKIREMQPIGCMVTLRGVQMYEFLDRFVTVALPRVRDFRGISGRAFDGRGNYNIGVKEQIIFPEIEYDKVDALRGLNISITTTAKTDEEAKALLAGFRFPFKN; encoded by the coding sequence ATGGCACGTCTCCAAAAACACTTCCGCGAAAAAGTCTCCAAAGACTTGATCGAAAAGTTCGGCTACAAGTCGCCGATGCAGGTCCCGCGCATCACCAAGATCACGCTCAACATGGGCGTGGGTGAAGCGGTTGCCGACAAGAAGGTTCTCGACAATGCTGTCGCTGACCTGACGAAGATCGCCGGCCAAAAGCCAGTCGTCACCAAGTCGAAGAAGGCCATTGCCGGATTCAAGATTCGGGAAATGCAGCCGATCGGTTGCATGGTCACGCTGCGCGGTGTGCAGATGTATGAGTTCCTGGACCGTTTCGTGACCGTGGCGCTGCCGCGTGTCCGCGACTTCCGCGGCATTTCCGGCCGTGCTTTCGACGGTCGTGGCAACTACAACATCGGCGTCAAAGAGCAGATCATTTTTCCTGAGATCGAATACGACAAGGTCGATGCCTTGCGCGGTCTCAACATCAGCATCACGACAACGGCCAAGACCGACGAAGAAGCCAAGGCGCTTCTCGCTGGTTTCCGTTTCCCGTTCAAGAACTGA